A window of Persicobacter psychrovividus contains these coding sequences:
- a CDS encoding heme-binding beta-barrel domain-containing protein, producing the protein MMNTAIKINPLLGLIGTWQGDKGLDLAPKPVEDERNPYYETLIIEPVDIAIENAETQELTAVKYFQVVREKSNDKVSHNEVGYWIWDNNTDTIMCSLSIPRGLSLVAGGEFTANEAGDVSIEVNAKDGDAEWGIVQSPFLKEKARTLSFKRTFKVEGNKLTYKQEMELAIYNKSFNHVDSNVLTKVD; encoded by the coding sequence ATGATGAATACAGCGATTAAAATTAACCCGTTACTTGGTTTGATTGGTACGTGGCAAGGCGATAAAGGCCTTGATCTTGCGCCTAAACCTGTGGAAGATGAACGTAACCCTTATTACGAAACCTTGATCATTGAACCTGTTGATATTGCTATAGAAAATGCAGAAACGCAGGAACTTACTGCCGTAAAATATTTTCAGGTGGTACGTGAAAAATCCAACGACAAAGTATCTCATAACGAGGTTGGCTACTGGATTTGGGACAATAACACCGATACCATCATGTGTTCTTTGTCTATTCCTCGAGGCTTGAGTCTTGTGGCAGGCGGTGAGTTCACAGCCAACGAAGCCGGAGACGTGAGCATCGAAGTCAATGCCAAAGATGGTGATGCAGAGTGGGGGATTGTTCAGTCGCCATTTTTGAAGGAAAAAGCGCGCACTTTATCTTTCAAGCGTACTTTTAAGGTCGAAGGCAACAAACTGACTTATAAGCAGGAAATGGAATTGGCCATTTACAACAAATCTTTCAACCATGTTGATTCCAACGTGCTGACAAAGGTGGACTAA
- a CDS encoding family 43 glycosylhydrolase, with protein sequence MKNRFRSLLLGGLSMLGLSAMAQPQLDPTYCNPLNVDYTYMIYNSHRDISYRSGADPAAVEFRGEYYMFVTRSMGYWHSTDLVNWDFITPENWYFQGSNAPTAINYKDSVLYVAGNPSGSMCILATDNPKKGDWKPSETILHNLQDPELFIDDDGSAYMYWGSSNVHPIRAKKLNKDHRFAPDDQVHELFNLVEEEHGWERFGENNFHPTLKEGYIEGPAMTKHNGKYYLQYAAPGTQFNVYADGVYVGDTPLGPWKYMESNPMCMKPGGFINGSGHGTTMKDKHGQYWHFASMALASNSHWERRLCMFPTYFDADGLMHSDTQYGDYPRYGADHPTKAGQFTGWMLLSYNKPAKISSSLLEINKSTATDGDYIVDTLHAVQNNKGELFTKVLTDENSKSYWVAESNDDQQFVEIDLQKVSTVRALQINFHDHESGLYGRPKDLRHQYTVEHSLDGKNWEILIDKSNNWKDVPNDYIALPQAVKTRYIRYNNVHVPTPYFALSELRVFGLAEGRKPAKVKQFNFDRSADPREVVLNWAKDKNATGYNIKWGIAPDKLYQSWLVYDRNEIKIPSLDKGTTYYFSIEAFNESGISTPTTPVMVK encoded by the coding sequence ATGAAAAACCGTTTTAGAAGTCTGCTTTTAGGTGGCCTCTCGATGCTCGGGCTAAGTGCTATGGCGCAGCCACAACTCGACCCCACCTACTGTAATCCTCTTAATGTCGATTACACCTATATGATCTACAATTCTCATCGAGATATTTCCTACCGTTCAGGCGCGGATCCCGCAGCAGTGGAATTTCGAGGGGAATACTATATGTTCGTGACCCGATCAATGGGCTACTGGCATTCTACGGATTTGGTCAACTGGGATTTTATCACCCCTGAAAACTGGTATTTCCAGGGATCAAACGCACCAACGGCCATCAATTATAAAGATTCGGTTCTTTATGTGGCAGGTAACCCTTCGGGTTCGATGTGTATCCTGGCGACTGACAATCCTAAAAAGGGCGACTGGAAACCATCGGAAACTATTTTACATAATCTTCAGGATCCGGAATTATTTATTGACGATGACGGTTCGGCTTATATGTACTGGGGCTCATCAAATGTTCACCCGATCCGTGCCAAGAAGCTGAATAAAGATCACCGTTTCGCCCCTGACGATCAGGTGCATGAATTATTCAACCTCGTAGAGGAGGAACATGGATGGGAGCGTTTCGGCGAAAATAATTTTCACCCAACGCTTAAAGAGGGGTATATTGAAGGGCCTGCCATGACCAAACACAATGGTAAATATTACCTGCAATATGCCGCACCGGGGACGCAATTCAATGTGTATGCTGATGGCGTTTATGTGGGCGACACCCCCCTCGGCCCCTGGAAATATATGGAAAGCAACCCAATGTGTATGAAGCCTGGTGGTTTTATCAATGGCTCAGGGCATGGTACTACCATGAAAGACAAGCACGGGCAATACTGGCATTTTGCGTCAATGGCACTGGCCTCCAACTCCCACTGGGAGCGTCGTTTGTGTATGTTCCCGACCTATTTTGATGCCGATGGCCTGATGCACAGCGACACCCAGTATGGCGATTACCCTCGCTATGGTGCCGACCACCCTACAAAAGCAGGGCAGTTCACCGGTTGGATGCTCCTTTCCTATAACAAGCCTGCAAAAATTTCTTCCTCATTGCTGGAAATCAACAAGAGTACGGCAACAGATGGTGACTATATTGTGGATACCCTGCATGCAGTACAGAACAACAAAGGCGAACTTTTCACAAAAGTCCTGACCGATGAAAATTCAAAATCCTACTGGGTGGCAGAAAGTAACGATGATCAGCAGTTTGTAGAAATCGACCTGCAGAAAGTCAGTACCGTAAGGGCGTTGCAAATTAACTTCCATGACCACGAATCGGGCTTGTATGGCCGACCAAAAGACCTGCGCCACCAGTACACGGTAGAACATTCGCTGGATGGTAAAAACTGGGAGATCCTCATTGATAAATCCAATAACTGGAAGGACGTTCCCAACGATTATATCGCTTTGCCACAGGCCGTAAAAACGCGATATATTCGCTACAACAACGTGCATGTGCCTACGCCGTATTTCGCACTTTCTGAATTGCGGGTATTTGGGCTGGCCGAAGGCAGAAAGCCGGCAAAAGTGAAGCAATTTAATTTTGACCGTTCTGCAGATCCACGTGAGGTGGTGCTCAACTGGGCAAAAGACAAAAATGCAACAGGCTATAATATTAAATGGGGAATTGCACCCGATAAGCTGTATCAGTCGTGGTTGGTGTACGACCGCAATGAGATCAAAATTCCTTCCCTTGACAAAGGAACGACCTATTATTTCAGTATTGAGGCTTTTAATGAAAGCGGGATTTCTACGCCTACCACCCCTGTAATGGTGAAATAA
- a CDS encoding sulfatase, whose translation MLIKFSGVAVLVMFAAVMSIGGIKSLKSVTDQRPNVLLIMSDDHAMQAISAYGHPISQMATTPNIDRLAHEGVLFENNFCANAICGPSRATILTGLHSHANGFMKNDGTKFDGHQPTLANILQKEGYQTAVIGKWHLNTAPQGFDYYKILNDQGEYNNPDFITKDTIVQEMGYVTELITKFTKKWLHNRDEDKPFFLMMQHKAPHRNWVPAPQYYRLFENTIFPVPDNYFDQYEGRQAAQGQEMNIYRDAYEGHDLKMVSGVGSDSLLYDRWPHVFMGRMTPAEKMDFFEAYSQRNDDYYLTERTDKQKAEWKLQRYLQDYLACVRSVDDSVGDIYQYLEDHGLLDNTIVIYTSDQGFFLGEHGWFDKRWMYEESFRMPLMIRHPDHLTGKRIEQLTQNIDFAPTILEMAGVASPKPMHGLSLMPLIAQDTESQNQWRSSLYYHFYEFPGFHSVQAHHGVRTDRYKLIHFYQTNEWEMFDLEKDPTEMNNIYNNESYHHQRAQLQQELDRLVGEYQVPDHLMQ comes from the coding sequence ATGTTAATTAAATTTTCAGGAGTCGCTGTATTGGTGATGTTTGCTGCGGTCATGAGTATTGGCGGGATTAAATCCCTCAAAAGCGTGACCGACCAGCGCCCCAATGTGTTATTGATCATGTCTGATGATCATGCCATGCAGGCCATCAGCGCCTATGGGCATCCCATCTCACAAATGGCAACTACTCCTAACATTGATCGCCTGGCACATGAGGGCGTCCTTTTTGAGAATAATTTCTGTGCCAATGCAATTTGTGGACCCAGCCGGGCAACAATCCTTACTGGCCTGCATTCACATGCCAACGGTTTCATGAAAAACGATGGAACCAAATTTGACGGCCACCAGCCGACCTTGGCAAACATCCTTCAGAAAGAAGGATACCAAACGGCAGTGATCGGAAAATGGCATTTGAATACAGCGCCACAGGGATTTGATTATTATAAAATTCTAAATGATCAGGGGGAGTATAACAACCCTGATTTTATCACCAAAGATACCATCGTGCAGGAGATGGGCTATGTTACAGAGCTCATCACTAAATTCACAAAAAAATGGCTCCATAATCGGGACGAGGATAAACCGTTCTTCCTGATGATGCAGCACAAGGCGCCACACCGAAACTGGGTGCCGGCACCACAATATTACCGCCTATTTGAAAATACCATCTTTCCGGTGCCTGACAACTACTTCGATCAGTATGAAGGCAGGCAGGCAGCACAGGGGCAGGAGATGAATATTTACCGTGATGCCTATGAAGGCCACGACCTGAAAATGGTTAGTGGGGTGGGCAGCGACAGCCTGCTTTACGACCGTTGGCCACATGTATTTATGGGGAGAATGACCCCTGCCGAGAAAATGGACTTTTTTGAGGCGTACAGTCAGCGAAATGATGATTACTACCTGACCGAAAGAACGGACAAGCAGAAAGCAGAATGGAAGTTACAGCGATATTTGCAGGATTATCTGGCTTGTGTACGCTCTGTAGATGACAGCGTTGGTGATATCTATCAATACCTTGAAGATCACGGATTATTGGATAATACCATCGTCATTTATACCTCCGATCAGGGATTTTTTCTTGGGGAACACGGCTGGTTTGACAAGCGGTGGATGTACGAGGAATCTTTCAGAATGCCACTGATGATTCGGCATCCCGATCACCTGACGGGCAAACGTATTGAGCAGCTTACCCAAAATATTGATTTCGCTCCGACGATTCTTGAAATGGCTGGTGTAGCATCGCCAAAACCAATGCACGGGCTTTCGCTGATGCCCTTGATTGCTCAAGATACCGAGAGCCAAAATCAATGGCGTTCTTCGCTGTATTACCACTTTTATGAGTTTCCGGGATTCCATAGTGTTCAGGCACATCATGGGGTACGAACCGATCGCTATAAGCTGATTCATTTTTATCAGACCAACGAGTGGGAGATGTTCGACCTCGAAAAGGACCCGACGGAAATGAATAATATCTATAATAATGAATCCTACCATCATCAGCGGGCACAATTACAGCAGGAGCTTGATCGACTGGTGGGGGAGTACCAAGTACCTGACCACTTAATGCAATAA